In Proteus vulgaris, one DNA window encodes the following:
- the fdhD gene encoding formate dehydrogenase accessory sulfurtransferase FdhD, which translates to MDETKSTKLLTKRVIIGVDQTIVQHKGSLNRQEDDYIALEVPVALVYNGISHVVMMASPKNLELFAVGFSLSEGIIESSNEIRSIEIVESCHGGIEVQVELSSRRFMGLKERRRNMTGRTGCGICGTEQLEEIFRPITPLPFTQTFSLSNLDKALEQMTTVQEIGELTGCTHAAVWLSPEGEMQGGCEDVGRHVALDKLLGMKAQEQWSEGAVLVSSRASYEMVQKAAMCGAEILFAVSAATSLAVEVANKYNVTLVGFCRRGRATVFTHPQRLTD; encoded by the coding sequence ATGGATGAAACAAAATCGACAAAATTGTTAACTAAACGTGTAATCATTGGCGTAGATCAAACAATTGTGCAACACAAAGGATCTCTTAACAGACAAGAAGACGATTATATTGCACTCGAAGTTCCTGTTGCATTAGTGTACAACGGAATTTCTCACGTTGTTATGATGGCAAGCCCTAAAAATTTAGAGTTGTTTGCTGTCGGATTTTCTTTATCCGAAGGCATTATAGAGTCTTCTAATGAAATTCGCAGTATCGAAATTGTGGAAAGTTGTCACGGAGGCATTGAAGTTCAAGTTGAATTATCAAGCCGCCGTTTTATGGGCTTAAAAGAACGTCGTCGCAATATGACTGGGCGTACAGGCTGTGGGATTTGTGGGACAGAACAACTTGAAGAGATTTTCCGACCTATTACACCGTTACCTTTTACACAAACATTTTCACTTTCAAATCTTGATAAAGCCTTAGAGCAGATGACAACCGTTCAAGAAATTGGTGAATTAACTGGCTGTACTCATGCGGCTGTTTGGTTATCACCAGAGGGTGAAATGCAAGGTGGCTGTGAAGATGTTGGTCGTCACGTTGCACTGGATAAGCTTTTAGGTATGAAGGCACAAGAGCAGTGGAGTGAAGGTGCGGTATTAGTTTCAAGCCGAGCTAGCTATGAAATGGTACAAAAAGCCGCGATGTGTGGTGCGGAAATTTTATTTGCAGTTTCTGCGGCAACCTCTTTAGCGGTCGAAGTCGCTAATAAATATAATGTAACGCTGGTGGGTTTTTGTCGTCGCGGAAGAGCAACCGTGTTTACTCATCCACAACGACTAACTGACTAA
- a CDS encoding ATP-grasp fold amidoligase family protein, with the protein MKIIEYYFKQFRTIALPDRVYLKNKFIRNLGYQPNFKIPTSLNEKINARMLFDRNPIYTRLADKIRVRDYVIDKIGPSYLVPIIKIYSHPDEIDISQLPSRFVLKCNHDSGSTVICLDKSTFDFEKAKKKLHFHLKRNLYPVTREWHYKNIKAQIICEEYIDLFDTKKPMIPTTCRLHCFNGQPHYAEIDISDTKGNEYINVYDTNWQLQPITLEDPNTPEPVEKPTQFENMLQLAAKMANGFNYCRVDFLMSENKLIFSEMTFTPNAGRIPIKPKEWDYKLGALWS; encoded by the coding sequence ATGAAAATCATAGAATATTATTTCAAACAGTTTAGAACTATCGCATTGCCAGATCGTGTGTATTTAAAAAATAAGTTTATTCGTAACTTAGGTTATCAACCAAATTTTAAAATACCAACATCACTAAATGAAAAAATCAATGCACGCATGCTATTTGATAGAAATCCAATTTATACGCGCTTAGCAGATAAGATTAGAGTGAGAGACTATGTGATAGATAAAATAGGCCCATCTTATCTTGTTCCTATTATTAAAATTTATTCACACCCTGATGAAATAGATATCTCTCAACTTCCTTCACGCTTTGTATTGAAATGCAATCATGACAGTGGAAGCACAGTGATATGCCTTGATAAATCAACCTTTGATTTTGAAAAAGCAAAGAAAAAACTTCATTTTCATTTAAAGCGTAACCTCTATCCCGTCACTCGTGAATGGCATTATAAAAATATCAAAGCTCAAATCATCTGTGAAGAATATATTGATTTATTTGATACAAAAAAACCAATGATACCAACAACTTGTCGTCTTCACTGTTTTAATGGTCAGCCTCATTATGCCGAGATTGATATCTCTGACACCAAAGGAAATGAGTATATAAATGTGTATGACACAAATTGGCAGTTACAACCCATCACCTTAGAAGATCCCAACACACCAGAACCTGTTGAAAAACCGACTCAATTTGAAAACATGTTGCAATTAGCCGCTAAAATGGCAAATGGCTTTAATTATTGCCGAGTTGATTTTTTAATGTCTGAAAATAAGCTCATCTTTAGCGAAATGACCTTTACCCCAAATGCAGGACGTATTCCCATCAAACCTAAAGAGTGGGATTACAAATTAGGAGCATTGTGGTCATAA
- the umoA gene encoding UmoA family flagellar biogenesis regulator yields MFAKFLFIILSLLGSSFSCFAGNGLVDRTWNATGLDTQSYRQALRQPTASSRYTLFNITPDMPVPGGTNPSDHQGIRYIAMKYGPYGQPEHYKTYQIMFSHYSNSSTKKIRYLGELYTVVGDIYLIDPFATTNEWQRGRSQIVEEYYEILDAHGNRTGKGLRFNNWDKPIHITKWSSN; encoded by the coding sequence ATGTTTGCTAAGTTCCTATTTATAATTCTTTCATTATTAGGATCCTCTTTTTCCTGTTTTGCAGGAAATGGGCTGGTGGACAGAACATGGAATGCCACAGGGCTTGATACACAAAGCTATCGACAAGCATTAAGACAACCTACGGCAAGCTCTCGATATACTCTTTTTAATATCACACCAGATATGCCTGTTCCTGGTGGTACAAACCCCTCTGATCATCAAGGTATTCGTTATATTGCAATGAAATATGGCCCTTATGGTCAACCTGAACACTATAAAACCTACCAAATTATGTTTTCTCATTATTCAAATAGCAGTACAAAAAAAATTCGCTATTTAGGTGAACTATATACCGTTGTCGGTGATATCTATTTAATCGATCCTTTTGCAACAACCAATGAATGGCAACGCGGCCGTAGCCAAATCGTTGAAGAATATTATGAAATATTAGATGCTCACGGAAATAGAACTGGCAAAGGATTACGCTTTAATAACTGGGACAAACCTATTCATATAACTAAATGGTCATCAAATTAA
- a CDS encoding LysR family transcriptional regulator yields MDTRLLNAFAVLAETEHFGEASLKLCISQPALTKQIKTLESQLGVTLFQRGRQGAKLTLEGQYLLNQCQSVLREVRLLEKQARQLIEPQKIELYAGFGLSSLSFITPLLAKFKQDYPDITVHIDDMPSNIMEDKVLLGELDLAFSRLPISEPLKGIPLVQERLMLAIPTQTIMVLEADDDPLHYFNTLGLIQLAPEKGKKLYQQIHAFLKHHQIKPRVLQQSQDIQTQLALVAAGLGMALVPKNAELICDKQKVTLLPLSGLYTQWEIGVIWNNNIQNKDRDVFIKIIPDEINKL; encoded by the coding sequence ATGGACACTCGTTTATTGAACGCATTTGCTGTACTGGCTGAAACTGAACATTTTGGTGAAGCATCATTAAAGCTTTGTATTAGTCAGCCTGCACTCACTAAACAAATAAAAACATTAGAATCTCAATTGGGTGTTACTCTTTTTCAACGTGGGCGCCAAGGTGCAAAACTTACCCTAGAAGGGCAATATTTACTCAATCAATGTCAATCAGTATTAAGAGAAGTTCGTCTTTTAGAAAAACAGGCTCGCCAATTAATTGAGCCTCAAAAGATCGAGCTTTATGCTGGGTTTGGCTTGTCATCATTAAGCTTTATCACCCCTTTATTGGCTAAATTTAAGCAAGATTATCCAGATATTACGGTTCATATTGATGATATGCCCTCTAATATAATGGAAGATAAAGTACTTTTAGGTGAATTGGATTTAGCTTTTTCACGTTTGCCTATTTCTGAGCCACTAAAAGGTATTCCATTAGTACAAGAGCGATTGATGTTAGCAATTCCCACGCAAACTATTATGGTGTTAGAGGCTGATGATGATCCATTACACTACTTTAATACGCTTGGGCTTATTCAGTTGGCTCCTGAGAAAGGAAAAAAACTATATCAACAAATCCATGCTTTTTTAAAGCATCATCAAATAAAGCCTCGTGTATTACAACAATCACAAGATATTCAAACACAGCTGGCGTTAGTTGCCGCGGGATTAGGAATGGCATTGGTGCCTAAAAATGCAGAACTTATTTGTGACAAACAAAAAGTCACTTTGTTGCCACTGTCTGGTTTGTACACACAATGGGAAATAGGTGTTATTTGGAATAATAATATTCAAAATAAAGATCGTGATGTCTTTATAAAAATAATTCCTGATGAAATAAATAAATTATAA
- a CDS encoding Slam-dependent surface lipoprotein: MKKLNKITCALFVLMGTHAVQAEIHSNQSGVLTTMVVGASDAVNRGSHQSAGGEPGVGIKSIGNGAKLSFASLTSPMMSGGADSNGIYTVQSNHQHSDMGIFHFAKITDANVYFGDWAKTTSATDATHQTYYVGKDVTTTLPTDSATYTVTGISQYSGSNLLSGTFDVNFSQKKIEGSLANSQRTVQLEGGNLYTANNQVTFSADAKEGTTSGVVEGAFFGESADVLAGIVVFSSDHTKDIGFGGTKDSSGNEETTASTDAS; this comes from the coding sequence ATGAAAAAACTGAATAAAATAACTTGTGCGTTATTCGTATTAATGGGTACACATGCAGTGCAAGCTGAAATTCACTCTAATCAAAGTGGTGTTTTAACAACGATGGTTGTAGGTGCAAGTGATGCAGTGAATCGAGGTTCTCATCAATCAGCCGGTGGAGAACCTGGTGTTGGGATCAAAAGTATTGGAAATGGTGCAAAACTTAGCTTTGCTTCGTTAACATCACCCATGATGAGTGGTGGAGCAGACAGTAATGGAATTTATACAGTCCAATCTAATCATCAACACAGTGATATGGGGATTTTCCATTTTGCCAAAATCACTGATGCTAATGTCTATTTTGGTGATTGGGCAAAAACAACATCAGCAACAGATGCGACACATCAAACCTATTATGTCGGTAAAGATGTCACAACCACACTACCGACAGACAGCGCAACTTATACGGTAACAGGTATTAGCCAATACAGTGGTAGTAATCTACTTTCAGGTACGTTTGATGTTAATTTTTCACAAAAGAAAATTGAAGGTTCATTGGCGAATAGTCAACGTACAGTTCAGTTAGAAGGTGGAAATCTTTATACCGCCAATAACCAAGTGACGTTTTCTGCGGATGCAAAAGAGGGCACAACATCAGGGGTTGTTGAAGGTGCCTTCTTTGGTGAAAGCGCGGATGTATTAGCGGGTATTGTCGTGTTCAGTTCAGACCATACAAAAGATATTGGCTTCGGTGGTACGAAAGATAGCAGTGGAAATGAAGAAACGACAGCAAGCACGGATGCTTCTTAA
- a CDS encoding surface lipoprotein assembly modifier, whose translation MRYYQKRMELFFIISVLFIPLKVSAKENNSVLFSYSSPQYYVAQIGQQLYSALQQQQWKKAEELLLDYQQLPLHETLLIDYAKALLAQAKGDFLNAEFYYQQQLKQKADFIPAQTGLIQLYFYLREYKKAQQQLNQLSNIVDLPKNIVQSIEFYRVKLASYFQGQRFYQLSFFYDDNINQAPYLAEQIVSQSTQRKITLRGAKPIASTGLAHYFSFYQPFIIYSYHTFSSYTYVRYIDYHSYRNANFLALYTQLSYRYQKNQYQWSMTPYYEIKKSQAQYEYQAWGSETQFSYLINKKQTINLSLDYKVKKYQKFLNNLNTQQLSYNANHNYYFNNRMQLVNQLNYQLDRKKNTLLNYQLYGIKTGVYYPLSVSWNISFFLQYQFKCFNNYNPLLKKRRKDNSFIFTTNIKNKSTVILGFYPVIEFRYTRRLSNVDWLYQYQQHEVLFKLEKQF comes from the coding sequence ATGCGTTATTATCAAAAACGAATGGAATTATTTTTTATTATCAGTGTGTTATTCATTCCATTAAAAGTAAGCGCCAAAGAAAATAATTCCGTTTTATTCTCCTATTCCTCACCTCAATATTACGTTGCCCAAATAGGGCAACAACTTTATAGTGCTTTACAGCAACAGCAGTGGAAAAAGGCTGAAGAACTACTACTGGACTATCAACAATTACCTTTACATGAAACACTCTTAATTGATTACGCTAAAGCGCTTTTAGCCCAAGCAAAGGGGGATTTTTTAAACGCTGAATTTTATTATCAGCAGCAACTTAAACAAAAAGCCGATTTTATCCCAGCGCAAACAGGGTTAATTCAGCTTTATTTTTATTTGAGAGAATATAAAAAAGCACAACAGCAACTCAATCAATTAAGTAACATTGTTGATTTACCTAAAAATATTGTCCAATCTATTGAGTTTTATAGGGTTAAGTTAGCCTCTTATTTTCAAGGTCAGCGTTTCTATCAACTTAGCTTTTTTTATGATGATAATATTAATCAAGCACCTTACTTAGCAGAACAAATTGTCTCTCAATCGACTCAAAGAAAAATTACGCTAAGAGGTGCCAAACCCATTGCATCAACAGGTCTTGCTCATTATTTTTCTTTTTATCAACCTTTTATTATTTATTCTTACCATACTTTCTCTTCTTATACTTATGTACGATATATCGATTATCACTCTTACCGTAACGCTAATTTTCTTGCGTTATATACACAACTGAGTTATCGCTACCAAAAAAATCAATATCAATGGTCAATGACACCTTATTACGAAATAAAAAAATCACAAGCTCAATATGAATATCAAGCATGGGGGAGTGAAACACAATTTTCTTATTTGATTAATAAAAAGCAAACTATTAATTTAAGTTTGGATTATAAGGTAAAAAAATATCAAAAATTTTTAAATAATTTAAATACTCAGCAACTTAGTTATAATGCTAACCATAACTATTATTTTAATAATAGAATGCAGTTAGTTAATCAATTAAATTATCAGTTGGATCGTAAAAAAAACACTTTATTAAATTATCAGCTGTATGGTATAAAAACAGGCGTTTATTATCCATTGTCAGTAAGTTGGAATATCTCTTTTTTTTTACAGTATCAATTTAAATGTTTTAATAATTATAATCCTTTATTAAAAAAGAGAAGAAAAGATAATAGCTTTATTTTCACAACCAATATTAAAAATAAATCAACTGTTATTTTAGGGTTTTACCCTGTAATAGAATTCCGTTATACCCGAAGATTAAGCAATGTGGATTGGTTATATCAATATCAGCAACATGAAGTATTATTTAAATTAGAAAAACAATTTTAA
- a CDS encoding TonB-dependent receptor domain-containing protein, which produces MHVMLFRKRKIVSIFVSLSLISPCFYLQAKEDKTDLGHIQISDNKEKDTEGYSQVYEKDVSNIYLGKELLERYQGVSPADLLKSAIGVYSGEARNGGALDPNIRGIQGQGRIPVTVDGTEQAITVYRGYSGASNRNYIDSNLISSIYIEKGPSLTPDMKTGIGGGIAIKTLDIRDIVPIGDSFGINFKGDISNNSTRYKEIYLNMLEDYRKYPQFHHKGTKISDPVLGITPQKNKSWRFHDHSFRLGVGFEKENFNLLFAYALREKGNYLAGKRNTKAYLETDNMKSINSNDYKVRLTPYVPFIAHIYRPGNEVPNTSSRNRSFLVKATLFPESTHRFSINYRYTDLLFGDIMPSRLSWVRYDKNLVNQWPLATINQQAGILTYQYKPEDKKIDLLLRLWGNLTSGHTNTRGGEPRVPMHIDYSDLFVSKLNLKTDIRFIDTASLYQKNNRYGVDLSSIFKLSPQFSIAFSSHYQFEKLDSDELELPTGFDFVTAGRAGQRHEINLALSTDWKPLSWLAITAGGKYHYYHLTDTFLNNKRRNNVKGYEKSPPIRGFILPYRRTLTAEEYILYRAINRIDVETLPEEIKNYRRYPEIYKKVREFQQSNFIYPEYENLSPEIKEKIINSNEVRRIQIDMMQDDFLHDEQGNLNIKSSQKRLMVTEHTVILYDENGELSKSNNIFLSGYADINEKVPDPITGKLVNKYEMGVTNPIPIYLDDDKDNFESEPSYQHGAFSPLVSATVYASDILRFYGRYTEQLRLPNLFEDTSGFSGSKARYYGFKLKPERAKSTEFGVVFDLTDWLNVERHADIKINYFYTNIENVFDRDANWQIRQFEKQILEGLEVQARFDNGFIFMDTALVYSHKNKVCDKNAFSHYDPFGFLGIKECMTGGYPGGFLRTSIQPKYSVNLHFGTRWLDNKLEIGSRWLYSSEVENKDEKWLKEKLPREMYGRNNNPMRWAKVFTVDGYINYQYSPNLSFEITGSNLLNEYYIDPLTRSGMPAPGRTFRLGVTAQF; this is translated from the coding sequence ATGCATGTAATGCTTTTTAGAAAGCGGAAAATTGTTTCAATCTTCGTTTCTCTATCGCTAATTTCTCCTTGCTTTTATCTGCAAGCCAAAGAAGATAAAACCGATCTTGGTCATATTCAGATTTCTGATAATAAAGAAAAAGATACCGAAGGTTATTCACAAGTTTATGAGAAAGACGTCTCTAATATTTATTTAGGCAAAGAGCTATTAGAGCGTTATCAAGGTGTTTCTCCTGCAGATTTACTCAAAAGTGCCATTGGAGTTTATAGTGGTGAAGCGCGTAATGGTGGGGCGCTTGATCCGAATATTCGGGGTATTCAAGGGCAAGGGCGAATTCCTGTTACGGTGGATGGCACAGAGCAAGCAATCACGGTTTATCGTGGTTACAGTGGTGCTTCTAATCGTAACTATATTGATTCTAATCTGATTAGCAGTATCTATATTGAAAAAGGCCCTTCATTAACCCCTGATATGAAAACAGGTATTGGTGGTGGTATTGCGATTAAAACGCTGGATATTCGCGATATTGTGCCTATTGGTGATTCTTTTGGGATTAATTTTAAAGGGGATATTAGTAATAACTCAACACGGTATAAAGAAATTTATTTAAACATGCTTGAAGATTATCGAAAATATCCTCAATTTCATCATAAAGGAACGAAAATCAGTGATCCTGTTTTAGGAATCACACCTCAAAAAAATAAAAGTTGGCGTTTTCATGATCATTCATTCCGCTTAGGTGTTGGGTTTGAAAAAGAAAATTTTAATTTATTATTTGCTTATGCATTACGAGAAAAAGGAAATTATTTAGCAGGAAAAAGAAATACAAAAGCCTATCTCGAAACAGATAATATGAAATCAATTAATTCAAATGATTATAAAGTAAGATTGACACCTTATGTTCCTTTTATTGCCCATATTTATCGTCCTGGTAATGAAGTACCGAATACATCCAGTCGTAATCGTTCATTTTTAGTTAAAGCGACATTATTCCCTGAATCAACACACCGTTTTTCGATTAATTACCGATACACCGATTTACTGTTTGGCGATATTATGCCATCACGTTTAAGTTGGGTTCGTTATGATAAAAATTTAGTAAATCAATGGCCATTAGCAACGATTAATCAGCAGGCGGGAATATTAACTTATCAATATAAACCAGAAGATAAAAAAATAGATTTACTGTTACGATTATGGGGCAATTTAACTTCTGGGCATACCAATACTCGAGGAGGTGAACCAAGAGTACCCATGCATATTGATTATAGTGATCTGTTTGTATCTAAATTGAATCTAAAGACAGATATCCGTTTTATTGATACGGCTTCTCTTTATCAGAAAAACAATCGATATGGTGTTGATTTATCATCAATATTTAAATTGTCACCGCAATTTTCTATTGCATTTTCCAGTCATTATCAATTTGAGAAATTAGATAGTGATGAATTGGAATTACCTACAGGTTTTGATTTTGTTACCGCTGGGCGAGCAGGGCAACGTCATGAAATTAATTTAGCTCTTTCCACAGATTGGAAGCCACTGTCTTGGTTAGCCATTACCGCGGGTGGGAAATATCATTATTATCATTTAACAGATACTTTTTTAAATAATAAGCGGCGTAATAACGTAAAAGGTTATGAAAAATCACCGCCAATAAGAGGTTTTATTCTTCCTTATCGACGTACATTAACCGCGGAGGAATATATATTATATCGAGCCATTAATCGGATAGATGTAGAAACGTTACCTGAAGAGATTAAAAATTATCGACGTTATCCAGAAATATATAAAAAAGTGCGAGAGTTTCAACAGTCTAACTTTATTTATCCTGAATATGAAAATTTATCACCTGAAATAAAAGAAAAGATTATTAATAGTAATGAAGTTAGAAGAATTCAGATTGATATGATGCAAGATGACTTTCTTCATGATGAACAAGGAAATCTCAACATAAAATCGTCTCAAAAACGCCTTATGGTCACAGAACATACCGTCATACTTTATGACGAAAATGGCGAATTATCTAAAAGTAACAATATATTCTTAAGTGGTTATGCTGATATCAATGAAAAAGTGCCCGATCCTATTACCGGTAAATTAGTTAATAAATATGAAATGGGCGTGACAAATCCAATTCCTATTTATCTTGATGATGATAAAGATAATTTTGAATCTGAACCCAGCTATCAGCATGGGGCATTTTCACCACTCGTGTCTGCAACGGTGTATGCCAGTGATATATTGCGTTTTTATGGGCGTTATACTGAGCAGCTACGATTACCTAATTTATTTGAAGATACTAGCGGGTTTTCAGGCTCTAAAGCCCGTTATTACGGTTTTAAATTAAAACCCGAGCGTGCGAAAAGTACAGAGTTTGGGGTTGTGTTTGATTTGACCGATTGGCTTAATGTCGAACGCCATGCTGATATTAAAATAAATTATTTTTATACCAATATCGAAAATGTGTTTGATAGAGATGCAAATTGGCAAATTAGGCAATTTGAAAAGCAAATATTAGAGGGGCTGGAAGTTCAAGCGCGCTTTGATAACGGTTTTATTTTTATGGATACCGCTTTAGTGTATAGCCATAAAAATAAGGTATGCGATAAAAATGCTTTTAGTCACTATGATCCCTTTGGTTTCTTGGGTATTAAAGAGTGTATGACGGGCGGTTATCCGGGAGGTTTTTTACGTACTTCTATTCAGCCTAAATATTCGGTTAATTTACATTTCGGAACTCGTTGGTTAGATAATAAATTAGAAATAGGTAGCCGTTGGCTCTATTCATCAGAAGTAGAAAATAAAGATGAAAAATGGCTAAAAGAAAAATTACCAAGAGAAATGTACGGTAGAAATAATAACCCGATGCGTTGGGCAAAAGTCTTTACCGTTGATGGTTATATTAACTATCAATATAGCCCTAATTTATCGTTTGAAATAACGGGAAGTAATTTATTAAACGAATATTACATTGATCCACTAACGCGATCAGGTATGCCTGCACCCGGAAGAACGTTCCGATTAGGTGTGACTGCACAATTTTAA
- a CDS encoding energy transducer TonB, with translation MLALSVRHPLNIYYWLIGISLVYIAILSWVLRSLSMTESAHHIHQQQENTLSVYQVVFSPPQQSTVVPEPIEKIEPQESAIVLPSSEKGAFVEVQKKTPEKIREKPIPIKPITPVKKQVIQEKVEPIKQRDVESQIAQTASEASAESLTQHTASSLAGRSHALSEKGIGQGESDNHYISSLRREIERHKRYPSQARRMQHEGQVVVSFSLTSEGTISRVEIESTSGISSLDNAAIAAVKRVKPIGPKPENLLDPLIVSLDFQLK, from the coding sequence ATGTTGGCACTTTCTGTCAGGCATCCGCTTAATATTTACTACTGGTTAATAGGTATATCGTTAGTTTATATCGCCATATTAAGTTGGGTGTTACGTTCACTTTCTATGACAGAAAGTGCACACCATATTCATCAGCAACAAGAGAATACATTATCTGTTTATCAAGTGGTATTTTCACCGCCCCAGCAATCTACAGTGGTGCCTGAGCCTATTGAAAAAATTGAGCCTCAAGAGAGCGCTATTGTTTTACCGAGTTCAGAAAAAGGGGCGTTTGTTGAGGTACAAAAAAAAACACCTGAAAAAATAAGGGAAAAGCCCATACCAATAAAACCAATTACACCAGTAAAAAAACAGGTGATACAAGAAAAAGTAGAGCCAATAAAACAGCGTGATGTAGAAAGCCAAATAGCACAAACGGCATCAGAAGCCTCGGCAGAAAGCTTAACACAACATACGGCAAGCTCATTAGCGGGAAGAAGTCATGCGTTAAGTGAGAAAGGAATAGGGCAAGGTGAATCTGATAATCACTATATTAGTTCACTGCGTCGAGAGATAGAGCGCCATAAACGTTATCCATCACAAGCTCGTCGCATGCAACATGAAGGCCAGGTAGTGGTGAGTTTTTCATTAACATCAGAAGGTACAATTTCAAGGGTTGAGATAGAAAGTACCTCTGGTATTTCTTCCCTTGATAATGCAGCTATTGCTGCGGTTAAACGTGTAAAGCCTATAGGCCCTAAACCTGAAAACCTATTGGATCCTTTAATTGTCTCATTAGATTTTCAATTAAAATAA